One Dromiciops gliroides isolate mDroGli1 chromosome 3, mDroGli1.pri, whole genome shotgun sequence DNA segment encodes these proteins:
- the LOC122747954 gene encoding tripartite motif-containing protein 43-like encodes MANEEEDILCIICWNEVINLVTAECGHAICMSCFKKKSSPFSCCTSCWEYSQLRTSQVDIVMHPEGEGICEIHREDQKLFCDGTKTLLCVTCSKSEYHEIHTHWPIAVAALRYRKKIEEMMEILCTKIKIREQFLLYEKERPLIWTVIYNNDTNTERQTDHKELQPTCEYMKKKKATDEELIVEDGNKKFNELYQRLKEIEATQEHEIMEQKKEWEAMMSSHIRSLTDIKTELEEKMQKPDIEMLQDVAETLARYVSRYKY; translated from the exons ATGGCTAATGAAGAAGAAGACATTCTCTGCATTATCTGCTGGAATGAAGTCATTAACTTAGTCACAGCTGAATGTGGACATGCTATCTGCATGTCTTGCTTCAAGAAGAAAAGTTCTCCATTTTCATGCTGCACTTCATGCTGGGAATACTCCCAGCTGAGAACTTCTCAAGTTGACATTGTCATGCACCCTGAAGGAGAAGGCATATGTGAGATACACAGGGAAGACCAGAAGCTTTTCTGTGATGGGACCAAGACCCTCTTATGTGTGACCTGCTCTAAGTCAGAGTATCATGAGATCCATACACATTGGCCCATTGCAGTGGCTGCTCTGCGCTACCGG AAAAAGATTGAGGAAATGATGGAAATCTTGTGTACAAAGATCAAAATTCGTGAGCAATTTCTATTATACGAGAAAGAGAGACCTCTCATATGGACTGTGATATATAAT aatgatacaaatacagaaagacaaacagaTCACAAGGAGCTTCAACCAACATGTGAAtatatgaagaagaagaaagccacagatgaggaacttattGTGGAGGACGGGAACAAGAAGTTCAATGAGCTTTATCAGAGGCTGAAGGAGATAGAGGCTACCCAGGAACATGAAATCATGGAACAAAAGAAGGAATGGGAAGCCATGATGTCCAGCCATATCAGATCCCTAACTGATATAAAGACTGAGCTAGAGGAAAAGATGCAGAAGCCAGATATAGAAATGCTACAG gatGTGGCAGAAACCTTGGCAAGGTATGTCTCTAGATATAAGTACTAA